From Candidatus Afararchaeum irisae, one genomic window encodes:
- a CDS encoding DUF4147 domain-containing protein, which translates to MVEFEREYETGFPGQVCVEAVKAGIEAVSPEKVVETNLEFDGDSLSVGEDGVSLDVSGFERLLVVGGGKGSSVLAREIVERLGGVDGGVVVDSEPVDVPAVETVKGSHPVPDETSVEGATKVVETAREAAADDLVVFVVTGGGSSLMTAPADGIQLKDLRRTNRLLLESGASIDEINSVRKHLSEIKGGRLARELDPARTVSVIVSDVVGDDTSVIASGPTSPDASTYSDAVKTLREYGIYDECPDAVVRRLTQGVEGEWDETPSYGDICFEKVDNVVVANTFDAVDAAREHVENRGYETVVLSSLIESESRDVGEFHASVLRECVRTGNPVEPPCAVISGGETTVEVTGDGEGGPNQEFVLSCLLSLYENGVGGSDGVEISVGAVDTDGIDGVGGAAGAVGSTETVDDPEKAAAALEENSSYSFFDERDGLLVTGETSTNVSDLRVMVIRP; encoded by the coding sequence ATGGTGGAGTTCGAGCGCGAGTACGAGACAGGGTTCCCAGGACAAGTCTGTGTCGAAGCCGTAAAAGCAGGGATAGAAGCCGTAAGCCCCGAGAAGGTCGTGGAGACGAATCTGGAGTTCGACGGTGACAGTCTGAGTGTCGGAGAAGACGGTGTCAGCCTCGACGTCTCGGGATTCGAGAGGCTTCTCGTGGTAGGCGGCGGAAAGGGATCGAGCGTACTCGCGCGTGAGATAGTCGAGCGTCTCGGAGGCGTAGACGGAGGGGTTGTCGTCGACTCCGAACCTGTGGATGTCCCGGCCGTCGAGACCGTAAAAGGGTCACATCCCGTCCCCGACGAGACGAGCGTCGAGGGAGCGACAAAGGTCGTTGAGACGGCAAGAGAAGCCGCCGCCGACGACCTCGTTGTCTTCGTGGTCACCGGAGGGGGTAGCTCCCTCATGACCGCACCCGCTGACGGGATACAGCTTAAAGACCTGAGGAGGACGAACCGGCTTCTTCTCGAAAGCGGCGCGTCGATAGACGAGATCAACTCGGTACGCAAACATCTCTCGGAGATAAAGGGAGGAAGGCTCGCGCGCGAACTCGATCCCGCACGTACCGTCTCTGTGATAGTCTCGGACGTCGTGGGTGACGACACGAGCGTCATAGCGAGCGGTCCAACGTCTCCCGATGCGTCGACCTACTCCGACGCGGTCAAGACTTTGAGAGAGTACGGGATTTACGACGAGTGTCCCGACGCCGTAGTGCGACGTCTCACCCAAGGTGTCGAGGGAGAATGGGACGAAACACCGAGCTACGGCGACATCTGTTTCGAGAAAGTAGACAACGTCGTCGTCGCAAACACCTTCGACGCGGTCGACGCCGCAAGGGAGCATGTCGAGAACCGCGGCTACGAGACCGTCGTCCTCTCTTCCCTCATAGAGAGCGAGTCGAGAGACGTCGGCGAGTTCCACGCCTCGGTACTCCGCGAGTGCGTAAGAACGGGGAATCCTGTCGAGCCGCCGTGTGCAGTCATTTCGGGCGGAGAGACAACAGTCGAAGTCACGGGAGACGGAGAAGGCGGACCCAACCAGGAGTTCGTCCTGTCGTGTCTCCTGAGTCTGTACGAGAACGGTGTAGGAGGGTCGGATGGGGTCGAGATCTCCGTAGGGGCTGTCGACACAGACGGTATCGACGGCGTCGGGGGTGCGGCTGGTGCAGTAGGTAGCACCGAGACGGTAGACGACCCCGAGAAAGCCGCCGCGGCACTCGAAGAAAACTCGTCGTACTCCTTCTTCGACGAGAGAGACGGTCTTCTCGTCACGGGAGAGACCTCGACGAACGTCAGCGACCTACGTGTTATGGTGATACGACCATGA
- a CDS encoding recombinase RecA, producing the protein MTYKLGVDKLDQAVGEIDPGSNILVMAPPMEGIKEFEESVVSYAVGEDEGVIYVATEDSGDKVVSRYDGVSGYDPDSFGVVDCVSKDRGREESEHRNVHLSNSPSDLTGIGINVSQFLDEFWNEKGIERNIIYLNSVSTLLMYSDLQTVFKFLHVFTGRVDSVEGLGLFIIDPEMHEQQAYSTLKPLFDGMVELRQGDEGKEIRAKGLSSSPTDWMGFE; encoded by the coding sequence GTGACGTACAAACTCGGAGTCGATAAGCTCGATCAGGCTGTAGGAGAGATAGATCCGGGGAGTAATATACTCGTAATGGCTCCTCCCATGGAGGGGATCAAGGAGTTCGAGGAGTCGGTGGTCTCTTATGCAGTGGGCGAGGACGAAGGCGTCATATACGTCGCTACGGAGGACTCGGGCGACAAGGTAGTCAGCAGGTACGACGGTGTCTCGGGATACGACCCTGACTCGTTCGGCGTCGTCGACTGTGTCTCGAAAGACCGAGGACGTGAGGAGTCCGAACACCGAAACGTCCATCTCTCGAACTCTCCGAGCGACCTCACGGGAATAGGAATAAACGTCTCTCAGTTCCTCGACGAGTTCTGGAACGAGAAGGGAATAGAGAGAAACATTATATACCTCAACTCGGTCTCGACCCTCCTGATGTACTCCGACCTCCAGACTGTCTTCAAGTTCCTACACGTCTTCACGGGACGTGTAGACAGCGTCGAGGGGCTGGGTCTCTTCATAATAGATCCCGAGATGCACGAACAGCAGGCTTACTCGACACTCAAGCCACTCTTCGACGGCATGGTAGAGCTCAGACAGGGTGACGAGGGGAAAGAGATACGTGCGAAGGGTCTAAGTTCGAGCCCGACAGACTGGATGGGGTTCGAGTAA